The genomic region AAATGCCCTTTTAAATCCTCTAATATGTTTGAAATTTTCCACTTGATTTTCATTACTTCTTTAAATATTAGATCTCATCCTTTTACAAGCTTTAGAAACACAAAGCAAATCCAACTCAGGCCCTATCGtaatgaaaagaaagaggataAAGACTCAATCTGTGGTCTATCCCATGGGTAAAAGACAAATACCAGGCTTACAAAGCATTAAAACTAATGACATATTTAATTTTGGATGTAACGTGAcaacgaaacaaaacaaaagaaaaaaaaaaaattctccctGCCTAAATCTTTCAAAATCTCATCAGTTCTATAGGACGACAGCAACAGCAGGTTTCATTATGTAATGTTTCAAAGCTACGTGTCAAGTGTGAAGAGAGATGCATGAGACTatctaaaaaaaacagcaaatgtCCCTCGGTCCCAAGAGGTCTTACAAAACTCTGATGAGTCAGAGGAACTGTTGTCCTGAGATCTTAGCCCAgatgagatggaaagaaaagaggataTCTCTACCCAATCCCCTGTAACTCCAGAAAGCCCCTCCACACAGGCTGCTGTCCGCTTTGTAATTCCTTACTTATATCAGCAATAACATTCAAGATTTTGCATATTAAGCCCTGAGGCGCTGGGCATATTGCTGGACAATTACAGTACAACACAAGCAGATACTGGTGATCTGAGTTTTAATCCCAGATAAAGCATTTTCCCCTGTCCCCTCCACATCCCGTTCTGTTAGGAGCAGTAGAGGCAGTAACAGAAGTATATTACAGTGGATTGTTGCGATACCTGTAGTCAAGACATTTTGTCAATTGTGAATTCATTTCTGTTCCGTTCATCTCTGCGTCAGGCAGATGATGCAGTGAAAATGCTGTTGACCACCTGCAGCATCTTTTCACATTTTATGCAAcataaagtgaaataaaatgataCACAAAAGGACATGTGTAGTACATttcattacaaaacaaaaaatatacatttaaaaaagaacatGTCTAGAAATACAAGCTGAATTTTCCAAATATATTTACACAATAATAAACTTAAAAGCTCAACAACAATCAGTTCAGTACACAGTATAAAGGCTGAAGAAAATCTAAAGGAGGTCAGAGCACGTCTAAAGAATTATTAGCATATAGTATGGTATACAGTATTAGTAGAGTGTGTATCACACAGGACACAATGTCTATTACTCTATCTGTCGATCTCCTTCTGCAGCTTGTCCCTGAGTTTGTGGAAAGAGGGCCTCTTCCCCGGCTCTTCCTGCCAGCAGCTCCCCATGAGTTGGTAAACAGCAGGAGGGCAGTCGTCAGGTGCCTCCATCCGATAGCCctgctctactctctctctcacctcttttAGTGACTACaacaggaaagacagaaaagggtCACTTCATTCTCCTTATGAATATAAATTGTATTGTAGTATATTTTTTATCTATTTtgaaaaatatatgaatatattttaGAATAATAAACTCAATATGGTTAATGTTTGCACAGTTTcatcaatgtatgtgtgtcctgcACACAGGTTTTACACTTTCCATTACATTCATGAGGTTGGGTCATTTCATACAAGTACTGTCTATGTCTATGCATGTAGTGGTAAGTCCATTCCTCAGAGAAAGACCTGTTGCCAATCTAGGTGCCACATATAGAGTACATCGGACAGTCTGCTGCTGACCTATAGTCCAACCTGCTACGTATAGTAGCGCAGTGAAGACATGGAGTCATCTGAGGACACTCGGTCAGTGCCAGGGCAGTGAGCTATCAGCAGCGATAAGGCTGGATTGTGCACCACTGTTTAACAGTTAATTGAGATGTGTTCTGGCTAGGCTGTCGTTGCACTCATTATTGGCTCAGAATTAACCTTGCCCTGTCAACAGACTTTGGTGATTAAGGCTTATACTGTTCATACGGAAGCTGCACTTGATCTGCTTGAAATCTGTCCCTTACTTATTCATTTTGTAGAGCAGTTTACCTTTACCTATGGTTTTAAAAAGAGCATTCATTTTGATACTATTTCAAGTCTCCGCTGTTTTGAAACCTCAAACCTTATCAACCCATCTCCAAGTCTTTCCATGTAGATGAGGTGATAGTGGCACTGGTGCTGAATGGGTTACCTGGCAAACTCTGGCTTGTTCGTGTCTGGGTTCGTGTCATTGTCAAGGAGTCCGGGATCAGTAGTAATGCAGGCTTGCAATAGACTAACGATTCACATGCCACCGGTTCGCTTTCTCTCTAGGAACTTAATCCATGGTCACAGTGTGTCTCATACCATTATAAACTAAGAAGAGTGCAGTAACCCTAGGGATACACTGATAAAAGAATGTAAAACTGAGGGTTGAACTATTATATAACTAACTATACTTTGCACTTAGAAACAAATTGTTGAGCCCCTGACCCAACTGACTCAGGCACATTCAGGACCCTCGCTGACCTTCGCTGTGCATGGCCCCCGAGACATGAATGACAAACCGAAAAGTAGCTGGAGTACGGCGACACCGGTCAGGACGTTTTTCGGATGAGCCTTTAGGGCCATGTGTAACACAGGGATCTGTAAGTAAGATAATCCCTGACCCTGGCTGCCctgccaccccaccctccccccagcATTTCCTCTGCTGGCTTGCTGCCATGAGGAGCTGTTGCCGTAGAAACAAGCCCCACAAGCATTAATCCGGGTTTATCCCTGCCTTTATTACCTGCTTAGTGAAACCGCTTTGATTTCTCCGTGTCACATACCTGTGTAGTGAGTAACTGACAGAAACACGGGCAAAGGAGAAGATGTGCTCATGCAATGGAAGCAGGTGACCATCATCAGACTACCACATGCATGTTATGAAGATTAAGACACAACCAGCATTTGgctttaaaatgataaaaatgacTCCCAAAACAACAGTGTGCATGTGCTGCATACTTATTTCAGGTGAACAAGTACTTCAGACTGTTTCCTACAGTCTTTAAGAATGTTCAGACTAAAGTGTAGACTGACGTGTGTTTGATGTCATTTTACCCACTGGAAAGGATATGGTCTTCTGAGACATGTAGTTGATATATTCATGAGTCACTGTTCTAATTGGCCGCCTTTTGAAGCATTTTGTAAAGAGGGTTCAAATTTATTTGACAAAATGGTGACTTAAGTACATCCAAACTCTCAAACAATATGGAGAAATAACGTGTGCTTTTATTGAATGAATCAGTTTGGAAGACGCCAATAAGCAACGGCTATGTCTACTTCAGCAAATCCGACTTTTGACCACCATCAAACTGAGCcagtttgcttgttttttcctCATAACCCATCCCAGCTGATCAAAGTCCTTGTAGGCTCATTTAACATCTCCTATAGTTTCTCTGCCCTGATGCAGCTAAGTGAGTAAGATCTGAGGAGAGGTCTGACAAGGGTTACTACTTAAGTCTAGACAACTGATTTGCTTTAGCTACATTCTGCATGTAGCTGCTTTTTTCATCCCTTCACAAGTCCTGACTGACCACAGACTATCCTGACAGTCTGGACCGGAGAGGGCTGGCCTTAACTCACCATCTTTGGGTAGGGCTGACGGCCGTAGGAGAATGTCTCCCACAGGAAGATCCCATAGCTCCAAACATCTGACCGCGTGGAGAATTTCTAGGACCAAACGAGTCAGCAAAACAGGAAGTCAAATACTGAATATGAAATGCTACATGTATACTGCTGTTCGTGTTGCTAAAAACAAAAAGTGCAGCCTTAATGTTTTAAAACCTGTGTGGAGGACACCAAGCCCACCTCTTTCCTCAAGGCCTCTGGTGCAGTCCATTTGACGGGTAACTTTACTTGCTCTGAGCCCTTCGAGTCCCCTTTGGTGAGCCCAAAATCACTGACTTTGGCCACCGTCTCTTCAGACACCAAGACGTTACGGGCTGCCAGATCCCTGTGAACCAACTTTTTGGACTCGAGGTACTCCATTCCCTCACATACGTCTCTGATAACAACAAAGTCaacagctgtctgttctgttctctcaaACTGTGTCAAACTGTGTCTACTGTGGCCCATAATAAAATGTTTGATTTAATTATATGGCTGTGGAGATCAGAAAAACATAagtggggggggaaaaaaagtcaaaGACTTACAGTGCAAAACGCATCAGCTGGCCAGTGCTGATCTGAGAGCGCCCTCTTGTGCGTAGAAAATTCACCAGGTTGCCCTAGAGAGCAGGAAACTAGCCACTGTCAGGCTTCTATGCATTACTGCTATTACTGATCACCATATATTAACACTTTTTCACACTGGTCGAGTAGTACATGACCAAAGTTCCTAAATACAATCCCCCAACAAACCTGGCTGGGTATAAACATACCTTGTCCATCAATTCAGTGACTATGTACAATCCATTGTGTAAAATCACACCCAACAACCTCACCAAATTCTTGTGCTGTAGTTTCCTGTGGGTGATAAACAGTGATGAAGGTAGCTAAAGAAATGTTCCACCAAATAGAATTAACTTACAATAATTGTTTTACTCTTACTTTACCTCTGATACAGTTAGTAAACAAATACATAGTGTATAGATTTAAGAGATTTAGCAGAATGTTTTCAAAGGTAATTAAACTAAACGAAAATAatctatataataataataataatttaaacaaAAATGTACAGACTACCCATATTGAATGACCAACTGCACATGTGGTCTGAgaaatgtgtgtaaaagtggTCGTAATTTCCAGAATATTTAAGGTTACCACTAAAGACATATACCTTGGGaaatacagaaagaaaagaagacacTTTGTAAGGGGAAGTAAAACTCACGTCATGACTGCTGTCTCTGACAAAAAAGCTTGAGCTGTGACATCACATTTAATGTTCTTTACTGCCACCTTCTGGCCCAAGTACTCCCCTTCATACACCTCTGTGGACAAAAAAGGACTCACTGTCAGTCTAGGAATGATGTGGAAAACTGTTTTACAAAGACAAGAATCACTAATAAGGAATGTGCGACAgctcaacaacatcaacacagacatTGTCATTTATGGTACTTCCCTACAAATTAATTCTCAAATATGGGTACAGGAAGACTGCAATGTCACACACCAAAATAATGTCTTCTTTTTAAAGGTGGAGAGACTCACCCCcaaactctccctctccaatGCTCGCTCCTAAAATGAGCTTGTCCATTTCGAGGAGCCATCCCGCTAAGACAAAAAGGAGCAGCAGACACAAGCTTAATGAAGTGCTCAATGAAGCCAGGCTATGAGTGATCACTTTTATATGATTTGTCTATGTCAGTTTCGTCCTCTTTCAGTATAGCCATCCAGAGAAATACATGCAATCTAGAACCTTCAAGAGCTCCACATGGAATTCCATAAGAGGACAATTTAGGTGATAATAGGTTTCTTCATACATGACATTTGGAAGCTAAatagaacacacatacaactctTCATTAAAGGGCTAAAGGAACCTTTACACCTTTACAAGAGAACAAGATAAACACAAATTCTCTATGTATATCAAAAAAGGAACCCTTACCTTTAGATATCTCTAACTCAGCTGACCTGGTTCCTGCTTTCTCTTTAGGTCTGTGCAGAATGGTAGCAATGGCTCCCTTATTTTTAgaataaaactaaaaaaaaaatgtcagtggAAAAGGTAGCGTGAGATTCATCATAAAAAGGGCACTGAATcatttttaacatttatatGGAAATGACTGATAAGGAGGGAGTTTTGGACTTTCAGGTGGTGAGATAAGGTGAGGTGTAAACTCATGCTTGGTGTACTGGGAGATGTAGTCTGTAGTGGCTCTGCACCAACAGAAACCTCTGCCAGGGGACTAAGGACTACCACTCAAAATAAGGCTTAAACTACTGAGGAAGTAAAGTGAGGCTCTACAGGACAGATAGGGCATGAAGCTGTGGTGCAACAAACCACCACTCATTCAAACCGCTATCTCATGGTACTCCCCCATAGTTTCTTGGAATGAGTCTATAATCTTCTAAAGGGGATGATGGAAGCAAACATGAGCAACCAAGGCTTTCATTTGATTATACTCCATATGCATCTATAGCTCAAAATACCTAAAATAGGATGTAATAACATTTTGCTGACAATCATACAGTTCAATAATTAGGTTACAGAAAGATTATTTCACTCACTTTCACTTCCACTCACCTAAAATTAGTTCACTGCTTCATAAAAATAATGTTATTTATAATCCCTGTTTGTCCTTGTCAATATTCTGAGGAGTGACTATTTCTAAAAGGTTGGAGAACTGAAATGAAACTTTTTTTCTATTGTGTATAAAGGATGTCATGGACAAAGAAAGTGCGCAATAACTTCAGAAACTGTAAATCTAAACAGGTTTACAGAGCACTCACCGCAATCATGTCTATAAGGTTATAGAAGAACTGGGAGCTGTCAATTGTAAGTTTGTTGTCCTGGTAGATGACTCGGTAGTGAATGACATCCCCAGCAAAGCTGACACATAGGACATAATCCCCAGGGTGGCGGAAGGACTCACGCACCAGAAACAGGCCATCCTCTCTGGGCTTCAACTTCTTCAAAGCCTCTTGGCCTGAAATCTTCCCATGAAACCAACTGAAGCATATACTTACAGTGAGTGCAGGGAAGAAAGGGTATTTCAATGGGTGATGGAGGAACTAAAATCGAATAATGTGGAGTATGACTCATGACAGTATGATGTATGATGTACTGCCAAAGTTCAGCCATGCAGGTCAGTACATGGACACTTAACAGTATGAAAATGATACACTATTAGGCCTCCAGTttcaccccaaacacacaatatgtatcaAGTTTGGTACAAACTCGGCACTGTCATTGAAATCTTCACACAAGTCTTCAGTCAGAGTGTAAGAAAAGTGGATTGCCTTTTGCCATCTGTAGATCAAATGCTGTACTTTTTGTCTGAGCGCtaaatatatttaaacaaaAGTGTACAGAGACTTACGGCATAAGGCTGAGGCAGGAGTCTATGCGtatggcctctctctccctcatattGGTGCTAGAAATAAGcccttcctctcctgtcttgtTGTTTCGGGCTTTATATATACCCTTTTCCTGAAAAAGTCACAATCATAAATTTAATTCTGTCAATTTGACGTTTGTACAGAAATGTATTATACGTCAAAGCTGACCTTACCTGTGTTGGCTCCACTACGGTGATGATATTTCCTTTTTGATAAGCAATTTCACCAGGCTTAAGCTTTAAGTGGTCGCTTTTGGCAATACACTGTACACCTGCCACCAAAAAATTCttcacagaaaaaagagagaagcacAAAAGTAATGTAATATTCAGTAGATGATGTTTAGTAGTTGAGTAGATGTTTAGTCGTATGATATACAGGAACAACCGTGGTATTTCAAACGCAATAACTTTTACGCTTGTTACTTACCGTTGCCATCTTCAAGAGTAGGCTATGCTGTTAGGATAATACAGTTCATTCTCCCGCTGACGAAGTTTTGATTCATCACCGACTTCATACCATTTGTCCTTTACAGGAGCACAGTAAATTCATTTTCGACTAACCCTCAATGAATCACTCTCTTGAGCATCTAATAGATCACGTCACCAACACGCATTCACGTCACTAAAAAAACTATAAAGCCACTGTCAGCGAACTTCCGTCAAACGCATATTGGTCACAGAGTAGACTTCCCTTCAATGTGATGTGAAATATATTTGGCAAGCAGCCTGGTAAAGTTTACTTACAGTACTTAGAGCCTATGTAATCTGTCGTGTAGTTCTCAGGAAATCTTTCAAAGGGTTTAACATATGTGGTTTTCTGTTCACTGCTGTATGTTTAATTGATATTGCACAAAAAAGCCTTCTTGCTTTTAGGTTTCGTACATATTTTTAATATTGTGATGGTTAGGCAACACTACAAAGACTTTTAAATTACATACGCCCACACAGTCTTTTAAACAATATCTGTTAAACAGATGATTGTAACACAGTATACCAGTACtataaaagggaaataaaatgggttaaaataataaaaatgaatcagACGGGCAAAGTAAATTAAGAATAttacagtgaaaacacacacctcacacagacaaTAAAATGCGTAAGTGCACTGTTCCGTTGAGGAAATTGTTCATGTTCGTCATCACACCTTTTTAGGGCCTG from Clupea harengus chromosome 10, Ch_v2.0.2, whole genome shotgun sequence harbors:
- the matk gene encoding megakaryocyte-associated tyrosine-protein kinase isoform X1, whose translation is MATNFLVAGVQCIAKSDHLKLKPGEIAYQKGNIITVVEPTQEKGIYKARNNKTGEEGLISSTNMREREAIRIDSCLSLMPICFSWFHGKISGQEALKKLKPREDGLFLVRESFRHPGDYVLCVSFAGDVIHYRVIYQDNKLTIDSSQFFYNLIDMIAFYSKNKGAIATILHRPKEKAGTRSAELEISKAGWLLEMDKLILGASIGEGEFGEVYEGEYLGQKVAVKNIKCDVTAQAFLSETAVMTKLQHKNLVRLLGVILHNGLYIVTELMDKGNLVNFLRTRGRSQISTGQLMRFALDVCEGMEYLESKKLVHRDLAARNVLVSEETVAKVSDFGLTKGDSKGSEQVKLPVKWTAPEALRKEKFSTRSDVWSYGIFLWETFSYGRQPYPKMSLKEVRERVEQGYRMEAPDDCPPAVYQLMGSCWQEEPGKRPSFHKLRDKLQKEIDR
- the matk gene encoding megakaryocyte-associated tyrosine-protein kinase isoform X2, giving the protein MATNFLVAGVQCIAKSDHLKLKPGEIAYQKGNIITVVEPTQEKGIYKARNNKTGEEGLISSTNMREREAIRIDSCLSLMPWFHGKISGQEALKKLKPREDGLFLVRESFRHPGDYVLCVSFAGDVIHYRVIYQDNKLTIDSSQFFYNLIDMIAFYSKNKGAIATILHRPKEKAGTRSAELEISKAGWLLEMDKLILGASIGEGEFGEVYEGEYLGQKVAVKNIKCDVTAQAFLSETAVMTKLQHKNLVRLLGVILHNGLYIVTELMDKGNLVNFLRTRGRSQISTGQLMRFALDVCEGMEYLESKKLVHRDLAARNVLVSEETVAKVSDFGLTKGDSKGSEQVKLPVKWTAPEALRKEKFSTRSDVWSYGIFLWETFSYGRQPYPKMSLKEVRERVEQGYRMEAPDDCPPAVYQLMGSCWQEEPGKRPSFHKLRDKLQKEIDR